From Acidovorax sp. 1608163:
CCTTCTGGGCGCGAGTGCCTTGACGGGCGTTGGCCTGGTAGGCCACCACGATCTGGTGAACCAGATCTTCGTTGTATTCACGACCGAACACGGTTTCGGGAACATCCAGCTTGGATGCGCCTTGGCCTTGGTCATTCAGGAGTTCGAGCTGCATTAGTTCGCTCCTTTAGAGGCTTTGGCCTTGACGGCGGGACGCACTGTCACGAACCCACCCTTGGAGCCCGGAATAGCGCCCTTGATCAAGAGCAGTTGACGCGCTTCATCGATGCGAATGACATCGAGGTTTTGCGTGGTCTTGGTGACGTCGCCCAGGTGGCCAGTCATGCGCTTGCCGGGGAACACACGACCTGGGTCTTGTGCCATACCGATCGAGCCGGGCACGTTGTGCGAACGGCTGTTACCGTGCGAAGCACGTTGCGAAGCCATGTTGTGGCGCTTGATGGTACCGGCGTAGCCCTTACCAATCGAAGTACCTTGCACGTCGACCTTTTGACCCACGGAAAACACGGACGTTACAGCCACAGATGCGCCAGCTTGGTACTGGGCAGCGGTGTCAGCCGTCACGCGGAATTCTTGGATGATTTCACCGGCTTCCACACCTGCCTTAGCAAGGTGACCGGCTTCTGGCTTGGTAACACGCGATGCTTTGCGCGAACCGAACGTGACCTGCAGGGCCACGTAGCCATCGTTCTCTTGGGTTTTGATCTGGGTAACACGGTTGTTAGAAACATCAACCACTGTGACAGGCACTGCGTCCCCATCATCAGTGAACAGACGCATCATGCCCACCTTGCGACCCAGCAACCCCAGGGAGTTGCTCAGACTCATTTGTTTCTCCAAAACTCTCACCGCTGTGACTTCAATTGGCCTCAGCGTTTGCGCGCCAGCGCGTGAAAGAAGGTTAATAAAACTTCACTCCTCTGCATACGCAAAGAAAGCGAAGCCCTAAAGTATAACGCGGACTGCTTTTTCAAGCAAGTCCGCGTTATTGACCATCGGACGGGCCCTGGCGAGCCCGCCTTCAGGGGATTACTGCAGCTTGATTTCGACGTCCACGCCAGCAGGCAGGTCGAGCTTCATCAGTGCGTCCACCGTCTTGTCTGTTGGATCAACGATGTCCATCAGGCGTTGGTGCGTACGGATTTCAAGCTGGTCACGGCTGGTCTTGTTGACGTGCGGCGAACGCAGAATGTCAAAACGCTTCATGCGGGTTGGCAGTGGCACAGGGCCCTTGACAATCGCACCGGTGCGCTTGGCTGTGTCAACGATCTCAGCAGCAGACTGATCGATCAACTTGTAATCGAACGCCTTCAGGCGGATGCGGATTTTTTGCTTGGACATGGCAAGTTCCTTTTGCTTAAAAATTAAGCAATGATCTTGGCAACCACGCCGGCGCCCACAGTGCGGCCGCCTTCGCGGATAGCAAAGCGCAGGCCTTCTTCCATAGCGATGGGGTTGATCAGCTTCACAGTGATCGACACGTTGTCGCCAGGCATGACCATTTCCTTGTCGGCTGGCAGCTCGATGGCGCCAGTCACGTCAGTCGTACGGAAGTAGAACTGAGGACGGTAGTTGTTGAAGAAAGGCGTGTGACGGCCGCCTTCGTCCTTGCTCAGCACATACACTTCGGCAGTGAAGTGGGTGTGTGGCTTGATCGAGT
This genomic window contains:
- the rplC gene encoding 50S ribosomal protein L3, which translates into the protein MSLSNSLGLLGRKVGMMRLFTDDGDAVPVTVVDVSNNRVTQIKTQENDGYVALQVTFGSRKASRVTKPEAGHLAKAGVEAGEIIQEFRVTADTAAQYQAGASVAVTSVFSVGQKVDVQGTSIGKGYAGTIKRHNMASQRASHGNSRSHNVPGSIGMAQDPGRVFPGKRMTGHLGDVTKTTQNLDVIRIDEARQLLLIKGAIPGSKGGFVTVRPAVKAKASKGAN
- the rpsJ gene encoding 30S ribosomal protein S10; this encodes MSKQKIRIRLKAFDYKLIDQSAAEIVDTAKRTGAIVKGPVPLPTRMKRFDILRSPHVNKTSRDQLEIRTHQRLMDIVDPTDKTVDALMKLDLPAGVDVEIKLQ